In Bythopirellula goksoeyrii, a single window of DNA contains:
- a CDS encoding DUF1501 domain-containing protein, which produces MFEINRQEVPSTSRRKFMEQTARQLLGVSFLPLMATQAQGASSRSKGTAKQVIYLFMDGAMSQLDTFDPKPGSEVQGETKTIDTNVAGVKFGQNLPELAKMMDQLVLIRSLSTQTGDHDGGKYLMRTGYKAIASTRHPSLGPWIQKLAGKGNEILPGSVVIGGGSGHPAAGYLGAQYAPVPISDARRGVENSKPPKYLTAERFDNRMRLTERFDRAFENKYRTAQVSGYADLYREAISLMRSDELAVFDVNQEPEKVRKAYGEDGFGLGCLLARRLVEHGVRFVEVNLGGWDMHTNLFSSMAGRAQVLDKAVATLLADLKSKGLLDQTLVVVGTEFGRTPTINQNAGRDHHPGAYSCVLAGGGVIGGTVYGETDKEARTVEKDPVSVQDFNSTIAYALGLDPSEEIYSPDQRPFTLGHDGEPLMQLFG; this is translated from the coding sequence ATGTTCGAGATCAACCGACAAGAAGTCCCTTCGACATCCCGTCGCAAGTTTATGGAACAAACTGCTCGGCAGTTGCTCGGGGTCAGTTTTTTGCCCTTAATGGCAACGCAGGCACAAGGTGCATCTTCCAGGTCCAAGGGAACCGCCAAGCAAGTCATCTACCTGTTCATGGATGGGGCGATGAGTCAACTCGACACCTTTGATCCCAAACCTGGCAGTGAAGTCCAGGGGGAAACCAAGACAATCGACACCAACGTTGCTGGGGTGAAGTTCGGACAGAATCTCCCTGAGCTTGCCAAGATGATGGATCAATTGGTCCTCATCCGTTCTCTGAGCACGCAAACCGGGGACCATGATGGCGGCAAATACTTGATGCGCACCGGCTACAAGGCGATTGCTTCCACTCGCCATCCTTCGCTCGGGCCCTGGATTCAGAAGCTGGCTGGTAAGGGGAATGAGATCCTACCGGGAAGCGTGGTGATAGGCGGTGGCTCCGGTCATCCTGCAGCGGGGTATCTGGGAGCACAGTATGCACCAGTTCCCATCTCTGACGCCCGTCGCGGCGTGGAGAATAGCAAGCCTCCCAAGTATCTGACTGCTGAACGTTTCGACAATCGAATGCGACTGACCGAGCGTTTTGATCGTGCATTTGAAAACAAGTATCGTACCGCTCAAGTGTCAGGTTATGCCGACCTTTATCGAGAAGCAATTTCGCTAATGCGGAGTGATGAACTCGCAGTCTTCGACGTCAACCAAGAACCAGAAAAAGTTCGCAAAGCCTACGGAGAAGATGGTTTCGGCCTCGGCTGCTTGTTGGCAAGACGCCTTGTGGAGCATGGAGTACGCTTCGTCGAAGTGAATCTAGGTGGCTGGGATATGCACACGAACCTGTTTAGCAGTATGGCTGGCCGCGCTCAGGTGCTTGACAAGGCGGTAGCGACATTGCTCGCTGACCTGAAGAGCAAAGGGCTTTTGGACCAAACGCTGGTGGTCGTGGGCACAGAGTTCGGTCGGACACCCACCATCAACCAAAACGCCGGCCGCGATCATCATCCCGGAGCGTATTCCTGTGTGCTGGCGGGTGGCGGCGTGATCGGTGGGACAGTCTATGGTGAGACCGACAAAGAAGCCCGCACCGTGGAAAAGGACCCGGTCTCCGTGCAAGATTTCAACAGCACAATTGCCTATGCACTTGGATTAGACCCGAGTGAAGAAATCTACTCTCCTGACCAACGGCCTTTTACATTGGGACATGATGGTGAGCCTCTGATGCAGTTATTTGGATAG
- a CDS encoding serine/threonine-protein kinase encodes MRAERSILERAGLASGLLSEEKIDRAWQVLVESLPREDQGLDEISDEQLSAQMIALGYLNRWQAEQLRLGRTKFTLGAYRILDAIGHGGMGWVFKCEHVLLGRIEAVKVLPKNQTNPTTIASFLREIRAQARLTHPNLVHLTYADTDGDTYFLVTEYVPGTDLRKLVRHHGPLPLKEAAMIVTQAAEALAYAHESGLVHRDVKPGNLLITPDGNTKLADLGLASFHTDQQPSDGKKPRHIVGTADYVAPEIIVSPEKLQTVSDIYSLGCTLYYAVTGKVPFPGGDTADKLRRSLEETPLPPQKLNPEVSDDFARIIAALMEKRPADRVATAEEVSVLLRPWVSGSDTAARQHVGSLTKLSGSLNHNTTLADTLPVEYENSETQDVQQDTTDAGAMGGATLPQIIVADRERQAREQEEQAERAARRWPLDKVIMALAALAVFIAGAAAYLLFQGG; translated from the coding sequence TTGCGTGCTGAACGCTCCATCCTAGAACGTGCTGGTTTAGCTAGCGGTCTCTTAAGCGAAGAGAAGATCGATCGCGCCTGGCAGGTGCTTGTCGAGTCGCTACCCAGGGAAGACCAGGGACTTGATGAGATCTCTGATGAGCAGCTTTCAGCGCAGATGATTGCACTTGGCTATCTCAATCGCTGGCAGGCTGAACAGTTGAGGTTGGGTCGCACAAAATTCACGCTAGGAGCCTATCGAATTCTCGACGCGATTGGTCATGGTGGCATGGGCTGGGTCTTCAAGTGTGAGCATGTTCTACTCGGTCGTATCGAAGCGGTCAAAGTGTTGCCGAAGAACCAAACCAACCCTACGACGATTGCTAGCTTCCTTCGAGAAATCCGAGCTCAGGCACGACTCACCCATCCGAACCTGGTTCATCTTACTTATGCCGACACGGATGGAGATACCTACTTCTTGGTAACCGAGTATGTGCCGGGCACGGATCTTCGTAAGCTAGTTCGCCATCACGGCCCGCTGCCCCTGAAAGAAGCGGCAATGATTGTGACGCAGGCAGCAGAGGCTTTGGCCTATGCACACGAGAGCGGTTTGGTGCACCGCGATGTGAAGCCCGGCAATCTCCTTATTACACCAGACGGAAACACGAAACTGGCAGATCTTGGACTCGCTTCCTTCCACACCGATCAACAACCCTCCGATGGCAAGAAGCCACGCCACATTGTCGGCACCGCCGATTATGTGGCACCAGAAATAATCGTGTCTCCTGAAAAGTTGCAGACCGTGAGTGACATTTATTCGCTCGGTTGCACCTTGTATTATGCCGTCACAGGAAAAGTTCCGTTTCCGGGGGGTGACACAGCGGACAAACTTCGACGCAGTTTGGAGGAAACTCCCTTACCACCGCAGAAACTGAATCCAGAAGTGAGCGATGATTTTGCGCGAATTATTGCAGCCCTCATGGAAAAGCGACCGGCAGATCGCGTCGCAACTGCCGAAGAAGTATCCGTCCTCTTAAGACCCTGGGTTTCAGGCTCGGACACTGCAGCCCGTCAGCATGTCGGATCCTTGACCAAGCTGTCTGGCAGTTTGAATCACAATACAACACTCGCCGACACTTTGCCCGTGGAATATGAGAACAGCGAGACGCAAGACGTTCAGCAGGACACTACCGATGCCGGGGCCATGGGGGGCGCCACCTTGCCACAAATCATCGTTGCCGATCGAGAACGTCAGGCCCGCGAACAAGAGGAGCAGGCAGAACGCGCAGCACGGAGGTGGCCACTCGATAAAGTCATCATGGCCTTGGCGGCACTTGCGGTGTTCATTGCAGGAGCAGCAGCATACTTGCTCTTTCAAGGTGGATAA
- a CDS encoding RluA family pseudouridine synthase: MKHPSKQLDVLYEDNHLLVVNKQAMLPTMGVADDQPSLIKIAKEYIREKYNKPGNVYLGVVSRLDAPVTGVTLLARTSKAASRLSAAFRDRKTRKIYWAVVNGVLPEETDTLEHYLRKDDRHRKMHVTHADCPDAQLARLSYRALKKSAESSLVEIQLETGRKHQIRVQLAKLGFPIIGDRKYGSERPFSQGIALHARELGVDHPTLGQSMTFTAPVPKYWKTDPELASLI, encoded by the coding sequence ATGAAACATCCATCAAAACAACTCGATGTCTTGTACGAAGACAATCACCTACTCGTCGTCAACAAGCAGGCGATGTTGCCGACGATGGGTGTAGCTGACGATCAGCCAAGTCTTATCAAGATCGCCAAAGAGTATATCCGTGAGAAATACAACAAACCTGGGAATGTGTACCTGGGAGTGGTCAGCAGGCTGGATGCACCTGTGACGGGAGTCACCTTACTAGCCCGCACTTCGAAAGCCGCCTCGCGATTGTCGGCTGCTTTTCGAGATCGCAAGACAAGGAAAATCTACTGGGCGGTGGTCAATGGTGTGCTGCCTGAAGAGACTGACACATTGGAACACTACCTCCGTAAGGACGATCGCCATCGGAAGATGCATGTGACCCATGCGGATTGTCCCGATGCACAGTTGGCTCGACTGAGCTATCGAGCCCTCAAGAAATCGGCCGAATCGAGTCTAGTGGAAATTCAACTTGAAACGGGCCGAAAACACCAGATTCGTGTCCAATTGGCAAAACTTGGATTTCCCATCATTGGAGACAGAAAGTATGGTAGCGAGCGCCCCTTTTCCCAGGGAATTGCCTTGCATGCCCGCGAATTGGGGGTCGATCATCCTACCCTGGGCCAATCCATGACTTTTACCGCCCCGGTTCCCAAGTATTGGAAAACGGATCCTGAACTGGCCAGTCTCATCTGA
- a CDS encoding Maf family protein translates to MSQFRIILASSSPQRKALLSGAGYEFEVMPPDESVESGICSNCGPAELVLDLSARKAAHIASRLLANLAQPTLIVACDTVAECRGTILGKPHDEEHARAILEQLRGTRHRVYSGLCLWLLSPDSKTAPRTRIAITELEMQNLSDAEIDEYLATGLWQGKAGAFGIQDHPNWLSIVQGSESNVIGLPMELLAEMMGDS, encoded by the coding sequence ATGTCGCAGTTTCGCATCATTCTTGCCAGTAGTTCTCCCCAACGCAAAGCACTTCTTTCCGGTGCGGGGTACGAGTTTGAGGTTATGCCACCCGATGAATCGGTTGAAAGCGGCATCTGCAGCAACTGTGGCCCAGCGGAGTTGGTGCTTGATCTCTCCGCCAGAAAGGCGGCCCACATCGCCAGTCGGCTACTTGCCAACTTGGCTCAACCGACCTTGATTGTCGCCTGCGATACCGTGGCAGAATGCCGGGGCACAATTCTCGGCAAGCCCCATGATGAAGAGCACGCGCGTGCGATTCTTGAACAACTGCGTGGAACTCGACACCGGGTTTATAGTGGACTGTGTTTATGGTTGCTCAGTCCCGACTCCAAGACTGCCCCGCGAACTAGAATCGCAATTACGGAACTTGAAATGCAAAACCTCAGTGATGCAGAGATCGACGAATACTTGGCGACAGGACTTTGGCAGGGCAAGGCGGGAGCCTTCGGCATTCAGGATCATCCCAACTGGTTGAGTATTGTTCAGGGGAGCGAATCGAATGTAATCGGACTGCCGATGGAATTGCTCGCGGAGATGATGGGAGATTCGTGA
- a CDS encoding Gfo/Idh/MocA family protein — translation MKLRLGIIGVGAAWESRHLPALRALSDRFEVCAVCDPVQHRAVQTAKAFGASVYDGFRALMDREDIDAVLLLSAHFYGATPIFAACEYGKAMYCAAALELQDDQAAILRERVQEAGIAFMAEFACRLSPATLRLKELLATRLGAPQLLFCNRRRSSPAKNGNGDHCARDLVELVDWCRYVVDADPTSLLATSHLSPTTAFNDYFAVSLDFSPNGEVGAGPVAIIGCGNYVAEAFEESLSYRRPADLKVVCERGIAFIDLPSTVAWFDGAGQHLEKLEHDRNVGEQLLLHFHRAVQSLVLKTSSLQDAHRAITITNQAKTSCRTGQRIFCKLND, via the coding sequence ATGAAATTACGTTTAGGCATCATTGGGGTAGGAGCCGCCTGGGAGTCGCGGCACTTACCTGCCTTGCGAGCGCTTTCTGATCGCTTTGAAGTGTGTGCCGTCTGTGATCCGGTACAGCATCGCGCGGTTCAAACAGCCAAGGCCTTCGGGGCATCGGTCTACGATGGCTTTCGAGCATTGATGGACCGTGAGGATATTGATGCGGTTCTTCTGCTATCTGCCCATTTCTATGGTGCCACGCCTATCTTTGCTGCCTGCGAGTATGGCAAAGCGATGTATTGTGCCGCGGCCCTTGAATTGCAAGACGACCAGGCGGCTATCTTACGAGAGCGAGTTCAGGAAGCAGGCATTGCATTCATGGCGGAGTTCGCCTGCCGTCTCTCGCCAGCCACCCTGCGGCTCAAAGAATTGCTAGCCACTCGATTGGGTGCACCCCAACTTTTGTTTTGTAATCGCCGCCGTAGCTCTCCAGCGAAGAATGGCAATGGTGATCATTGTGCCCGTGATTTGGTCGAGTTGGTCGATTGGTGCCGTTATGTCGTGGATGCCGATCCCACGTCGCTATTGGCGACCTCGCATCTTTCACCAACAACGGCGTTCAACGACTACTTTGCCGTGAGCCTGGATTTCTCGCCCAACGGTGAGGTAGGCGCTGGACCGGTTGCGATTATCGGTTGTGGCAATTATGTTGCCGAGGCATTTGAAGAATCACTCTCTTATCGACGCCCTGCCGACTTGAAGGTCGTGTGTGAACGCGGAATTGCCTTCATTGATTTACCAAGTACGGTCGCATGGTTTGATGGGGCAGGACAGCACCTTGAAAAACTTGAGCACGACCGCAACGTGGGTGAACAACTTCTCTTGCATTTTCATCGAGCTGTGCAGAGCCTCGTGCTCAAAACCTCCAGTCTGCAAGATGCTCATCGTGCCATTACGATCACGAATCAGGCGAAGACAAGCTGCCGTACTGGACAGCGCATTTTTTGCAAATTGAACGACTAA
- the tkt gene encoding transketolase, producing MSITANDLSQLSINTIRTLSMDGVEAAGCGHPGTPMALAPVTYQLWSEVLNYDPASPLWPNRDRYVLSCGHASMLIYSMLHLSGVRKITAEGKLTDEPSVSLDDLRNFRQLGSATPGHPEFGHTTGVETTTGPLGQGCGNSVGMAIAGKWLAARYNRPDFQLFNYNVYAQCSDGDLMEGVACEAASLAGHLKLDNLCWIYDDNSITIEGRTKLAFSEDVATRFEGLGWNVVRVADPNDLGALSVAYDAFENCSDAPTLIIVTTVIGYGSPNKADTSKAHGEALGAEEVKLTKEAYGWPADAQFLVPPEVTEHFQNTLGQRGSEAREDWEDLFAKYQKAHPEDAKDLLQMQRRELPTGWDTEIIEFPADAKGVATRNSGGKALNAFAKKIPWLLGGSADLAPSTKTLLEFDDTGNFSADDYAGRNFHFGIREHAMAAAVNGMALSGLRPYGATFFVFSDYLRPSMRLSAIMGIPSVLVFTHDSIGVGEDGPTHQPVEQLAAARAIPGLVVIRPGDANESVYAWKAALENSHRPTAIILTRQNLPTLDRTKYASAEGTLKGGYVLSDAEGGKPDAILLATGSELSLAVAAQEELAKSGVKARVVSLPSFELFDEQPQAYQDEVLPPEITARVAIEAGVRQGWDRYLAGRGAFVGMDGFGMSAPFEQIYEAVGITSAKVVEEAKRLVGK from the coding sequence ATGTCGATTACCGCCAACGATCTTTCGCAATTGTCGATCAATACGATTCGCACCCTATCTATGGATGGCGTTGAAGCCGCCGGTTGTGGACATCCGGGGACTCCAATGGCCCTGGCACCTGTGACGTATCAACTTTGGTCTGAGGTTCTCAACTACGACCCTGCCTCACCACTGTGGCCAAATCGCGATCGATATGTTCTCTCCTGCGGTCACGCCTCGATGCTGATCTACTCAATGCTGCATCTGTCGGGAGTTCGCAAAATCACCGCCGAAGGCAAGCTTACCGACGAGCCTTCAGTTTCACTGGATGATCTTCGCAACTTTCGCCAATTAGGTAGCGCTACTCCCGGGCATCCCGAGTTCGGCCATACGACTGGCGTGGAAACGACAACCGGCCCGTTAGGTCAAGGCTGCGGCAACAGCGTCGGAATGGCAATCGCCGGCAAGTGGTTGGCGGCTCGCTACAATCGCCCCGATTTCCAGTTGTTCAACTACAACGTGTACGCCCAGTGCAGCGACGGTGACCTCATGGAAGGTGTCGCCTGCGAGGCGGCTTCCCTGGCTGGTCATCTCAAACTCGATAACTTGTGTTGGATCTACGACGACAACTCGATCACGATCGAAGGACGCACCAAACTGGCATTTAGCGAAGATGTGGCAACTCGATTCGAGGGACTGGGCTGGAATGTGGTCCGCGTGGCTGACCCCAATGACCTTGGCGCATTAAGCGTTGCCTATGATGCGTTTGAGAATTGCAGCGATGCTCCCACGCTCATTATCGTGACCACCGTGATTGGTTATGGCTCACCTAACAAGGCCGACACGTCGAAAGCCCACGGTGAAGCACTGGGGGCGGAAGAAGTAAAGCTTACCAAAGAAGCCTATGGCTGGCCTGCTGACGCGCAGTTTTTGGTTCCCCCTGAAGTTACCGAGCATTTCCAAAACACGCTGGGACAGCGGGGTAGCGAAGCTCGCGAGGATTGGGAAGATCTCTTTGCCAAATATCAGAAGGCCCATCCGGAAGATGCGAAAGATTTGCTCCAGATGCAGCGACGGGAGCTTCCCACGGGCTGGGACACTGAGATCATCGAATTCCCCGCGGATGCCAAAGGGGTCGCCACTCGCAATTCCGGTGGCAAGGCGCTCAATGCTTTCGCTAAGAAAATCCCTTGGCTCTTAGGTGGCTCGGCAGACTTGGCTCCTTCAACCAAAACGCTTTTGGAATTTGACGACACCGGTAATTTTTCTGCCGACGACTATGCAGGCCGCAATTTCCACTTCGGTATCCGCGAACACGCAATGGCAGCCGCAGTGAATGGCATGGCGCTTTCAGGACTGCGCCCTTATGGAGCCACGTTCTTTGTCTTTAGCGACTATCTGCGGCCCTCGATGCGGCTCAGTGCCATCATGGGCATTCCATCGGTATTGGTCTTCACTCACGACTCGATCGGTGTCGGTGAAGATGGTCCCACACACCAACCCGTGGAGCAATTGGCCGCTGCCCGTGCGATTCCGGGCTTGGTCGTGATCCGCCCTGGCGATGCCAATGAATCGGTCTACGCCTGGAAAGCTGCCTTGGAAAACAGTCATCGACCCACAGCGATCATTCTTACCCGCCAGAATCTGCCCACGCTGGACCGCACCAAATATGCCTCTGCTGAGGGGACTCTTAAGGGTGGCTATGTCTTATCCGACGCAGAGGGAGGCAAGCCCGATGCCATTCTGCTGGCCACTGGAAGTGAGTTATCGCTGGCCGTTGCTGCTCAAGAGGAACTCGCAAAATCTGGAGTGAAGGCACGAGTGGTAAGCTTGCCTTCCTTCGAACTGTTTGACGAGCAACCTCAAGCCTATCAGGACGAGGTACTTCCACCTGAGATCACTGCACGGGTAGCTATCGAAGCGGGCGTCCGCCAGGGATGGGATCGCTATCTTGCCGGTCGAGGTGCCTTCGTCGGTATGGATGGATTTGGAATGTCGGCGCCGTTCGAGCAGATCTACGAGGCAGTCGGAATTACCTCAGCTAAGGTAGTGGAAGAGGCCAAACGACTCGTAGGCAAATAA
- the trhA gene encoding PAQR family membrane homeostasis protein TrhA, which translates to MANVISISGFSDPFSSLSHLLGAGVFAVLSVFLVRRGRGDAWRVFSLVLFCLGAVALLTISGVNHLIARQGTTHLIMQRLDHAAIFVLIACSFTPIHMILFHGWGRWGALAIIWAIAFLGITLKSIFFVSISESVGTAMYIGMGWIGLFSWFSIVRRYGFDFAQPIMWGGLAYTIGAILDILQWPVVISGVIQWHEVFHVAVLLGLACHWSFIYQIANWPIDTPHRNAPRSV; encoded by the coding sequence GTGGCAAACGTGATCTCGATTTCCGGCTTCTCCGACCCTTTCAGCAGCTTGTCCCACCTTCTGGGGGCAGGGGTGTTTGCGGTTCTATCCGTTTTTTTGGTGCGGCGTGGTCGAGGGGATGCCTGGAGGGTGTTTAGTCTCGTACTTTTCTGCCTGGGGGCCGTTGCTCTACTTACCATTAGTGGCGTGAATCATTTGATCGCACGGCAAGGCACCACGCACCTGATCATGCAGCGGCTCGATCATGCCGCAATCTTCGTCCTCATTGCCTGCTCGTTTACCCCAATTCACATGATACTTTTCCATGGTTGGGGACGCTGGGGGGCATTGGCAATCATCTGGGCCATTGCCTTTCTGGGTATCACTCTAAAATCGATTTTTTTCGTCTCGATTTCAGAAAGCGTCGGCACAGCAATGTACATCGGCATGGGTTGGATCGGACTCTTTTCATGGTTCTCCATCGTACGGCGCTATGGCTTCGATTTCGCTCAACCGATCATGTGGGGAGGACTCGCGTATACCATCGGTGCCATTCTCGACATCCTACAATGGCCCGTGGTGATCAGCGGGGTTATTCAATGGCACGAGGTCTTCCACGTCGCAGTCTTGCTAGGCCTCGCCTGCCACTGGTCCTTCATCTACCAAATCGCCAACTGGCCCATCGACACCCCGCATAGAAACGCGCCCCGTTCCGTTTAG
- a CDS encoding outer membrane protein assembly factor BamB family protein — protein MKDLRFDWLALFAPLCALTVFITPVVRANDFESWPTYGGNNAHTGYVPVDLDTRGYRLDWHRDFLLPQTQQPGSPAVIENGRVFVTTRDIGLEAISLDTGTTLWRNQFEFNYRGIGFPSVYEGTVYLNLFGHSSTSGNTPDPALASFDATTGQEHYRVAHEGQSGSGGQPVVSNGGVFMSGGYFGGIDGYDANTGTRLWFKALGLHYNWVPSADENHVYVYNNGNYAGQRGELLVMNPHTGSYTSIPDPQSPTIYDYPETPVLGANNRAYVSRVGAFVAFDLENSRIDWQRDLRISQFAIDEDRLYSVGNQGLIEVSLIDGAELRSWNEEDLLLSGTSFEGYQPFLTNSHVLIMTASETLAINRVSWDIDWRLPYSGRVSFADNRLLISNSSEGVAAFVPIPEPNTFSLLSFAVLATFIYEIRRWSLWHY, from the coding sequence GTGAAAGACCTTCGTTTTGACTGGCTTGCTCTCTTTGCGCCTCTGTGTGCGCTGACAGTGTTCATCACACCGGTCGTAAGAGCCAATGACTTTGAATCTTGGCCTACGTACGGAGGCAATAATGCACACACCGGATACGTCCCTGTTGACCTAGACACGAGGGGATATCGCTTGGATTGGCACAGGGACTTTTTGCTACCGCAAACACAGCAACCTGGGTCGCCCGCCGTGATTGAAAATGGCCGGGTTTTTGTGACGACTAGAGACATCGGCCTGGAGGCAATTTCCCTTGATACAGGAACAACGCTCTGGAGAAATCAATTCGAATTCAACTATCGAGGTATCGGTTTCCCGTCCGTTTACGAAGGCACAGTGTACTTGAATCTCTTCGGACACTCCTCCACAAGTGGCAACACCCCTGACCCTGCACTCGCATCATTCGATGCTACTACCGGTCAAGAGCACTATCGGGTTGCTCACGAAGGGCAAAGCGGTTCGGGCGGACAGCCAGTCGTCTCCAATGGAGGAGTCTTCATGTCGGGGGGCTACTTTGGCGGCATCGACGGATACGATGCGAATACGGGAACACGCCTATGGTTCAAAGCACTCGGACTACACTACAACTGGGTGCCATCGGCAGATGAGAATCACGTTTACGTATACAACAACGGAAACTATGCCGGTCAAAGAGGCGAGTTACTGGTCATGAATCCTCATACTGGAAGCTATACCAGCATCCCTGATCCGCAGTCACCCACAATCTACGATTATCCGGAAACACCGGTGCTTGGTGCTAACAACCGTGCATACGTTAGTAGAGTCGGAGCATTTGTGGCCTTCGATTTAGAGAATTCTAGAATCGACTGGCAACGAGACCTTCGTATTTCGCAATTCGCAATCGACGAGGACCGGCTTTACAGTGTTGGAAATCAAGGTTTGATTGAGGTATCACTGATTGACGGCGCCGAACTCCGGTCCTGGAATGAGGAGGACCTTCTTCTATCTGGAACAAGTTTTGAAGGCTATCAACCGTTTCTTACAAACTCTCATGTGCTGATCATGACGGCCTCCGAAACACTTGCAATCAATCGCGTGTCATGGGATATCGATTGGCGTTTGCCCTATTCCGGTCGCGTTTCCTTCGCCGATAACAGGCTACTAATCAGCAACAGTTCTGAGGGTGTTGCTGCGTTCGTACCAATACCTGAGCCTAACACATTTTCTTTGCTATCATTTGCAGTTTTGGCAACGTTCATCTATGAAATTAGGCGATGGTCGCTTTGGCACTATTGA